From one Rhodoferax sp. PAMC 29310 genomic stretch:
- a CDS encoding Tex family protein: protein MQKIIAQIAQELRVQPQQVQTAVELLDGGATVPFIARYRKEVTNELDDIQLRELEARLSYLRELADRLQTVIKAIDEQGKMTPSLMAALVSAATKQELEDLYLPFKLKRRTKGQLAREVGLEPLADALFANPDLVPADEALAYVIPMRPVGEGEDKQPDFSTVQAVLDGVRDLLSERWAETPSLVQDLREWLWTEGLFQSKLMDGKDENNADVSKFRDYFDYDEPIGRVPSHRALAVFRGRGLEILDAKLILPEPNPGYTPAASAQVAIKTRATPVVSLAEGRIALRLGWSHKARAADDLIRKCVAWTWRVKLSLSTERDLFTRLREDAEKVAIKVFADNLRDLLLAAPAGPRVVLGLDPGIRTGVKVAVVDSTGKLVDTSTVFPHEPRKDWEGSLHTLGKLCEKHGVNLIAIGNGTASRETDKLAADLIKLLAKASDRVIEKVVVSEAGASVYSASEFASQEMPDVDVSLRGAASIARRLQDPLAELVKIDPKSIGVGQYQHDVNQSELAKTLEAVVEDCVNSVGVDLNTASVPLLSRVSGLSGSVAKAVVRWREANGAFNNRQQLMQVTGLGAKTFEQSAGFLRIRGGDNPLDMTGVHPETYPVVEKIMSHTAKPVAELMGRADMLKVLKPELFSNEKFGVITVKDILGELEKPGRDPRPDFKVARFNDGVEDIKDLKEGMVLEGTVSNVAAFGAFIDLGVHQDGLVHVSQLSHKFVTDAREVVKTGDIVKVQVVEVDVARKRIGLTMKLGAAPSRRDSPGDNRFQGAHNQQRGRSGGAPVNAPQASAMASAFAKLKGN from the coding sequence ATGCAGAAAATCATCGCGCAGATCGCGCAAGAACTCCGGGTTCAACCGCAACAAGTTCAGACAGCTGTTGAGCTCCTTGACGGTGGTGCCACCGTGCCGTTTATCGCGCGTTACCGCAAAGAGGTGACGAACGAGCTGGACGATATTCAGCTGCGTGAGCTGGAGGCCCGTCTGAGCTATTTGCGTGAACTGGCGGACCGCCTTCAAACCGTGATCAAAGCCATTGATGAACAAGGCAAGATGACGCCCTCGCTCATGGCTGCCCTGGTGAGTGCCGCGACCAAGCAGGAGCTTGAAGACCTGTACCTGCCGTTCAAGCTCAAGCGCCGCACCAAAGGTCAACTGGCGCGTGAAGTTGGCCTGGAGCCGCTGGCCGACGCCTTGTTTGCCAACCCGGATTTGGTGCCCGCCGATGAGGCGCTGGCCTATGTGATTCCCATGCGTCCGGTGGGGGAGGGCGAAGACAAACAACCTGATTTCTCGACCGTACAAGCGGTGTTGGACGGTGTGCGTGACTTGTTGAGCGAGCGCTGGGCGGAGACGCCCAGCCTGGTACAGGATTTGCGCGAGTGGTTGTGGACCGAGGGCTTGTTTCAGAGCAAGCTGATGGACGGCAAGGACGAAAACAACGCCGATGTGTCCAAGTTTCGGGACTACTTTGACTACGACGAACCGATTGGCCGGGTGCCCTCCCATCGGGCGCTGGCCGTCTTTCGGGGGCGCGGGTTGGAAATTCTCGATGCCAAGTTGATACTTCCTGAGCCAAATCCCGGTTATACGCCCGCTGCGTCTGCGCAGGTAGCTATCAAAACAAGAGCGACGCCCGTGGTGTCATTGGCTGAAGGGCGTATCGCCCTGCGCCTGGGGTGGAGCCATAAAGCACGTGCGGCGGACGATTTGATTCGCAAGTGTGTGGCCTGGACATGGCGCGTGAAGCTAAGCCTGTCGACCGAGCGGGACTTGTTCACTCGCCTGCGAGAAGACGCAGAAAAAGTGGCGATCAAGGTGTTTGCCGACAACTTGCGTGACCTCTTGCTGGCAGCCCCCGCCGGCCCCCGCGTGGTGTTGGGGCTGGATCCCGGCATTCGCACCGGCGTCAAGGTGGCGGTGGTCGACTCGACGGGCAAGTTGGTGGACACTTCAACCGTTTTCCCGCACGAGCCACGCAAGGACTGGGAAGGCTCGTTGCACACGCTGGGCAAGCTGTGCGAGAAGCACGGTGTGAACCTGATCGCCATTGGCAACGGCACCGCCAGCCGTGAGACGGACAAATTGGCCGCCGACTTGATCAAGCTGTTGGCCAAGGCGTCCGATCGGGTGATTGAAAAAGTGGTGGTGAGCGAAGCCGGTGCGTCGGTGTATTCGGCTAGCGAGTTTGCGTCGCAGGAAATGCCCGATGTGGATGTGAGCTTGCGCGGTGCAGCCAGTATTGCCCGCCGCTTGCAAGACCCCTTGGCTGAGCTGGTCAAGATTGATCCCAAGTCGATTGGCGTGGGCCAGTACCAGCACGATGTGAACCAAAGCGAGTTGGCCAAGACGCTGGAAGCGGTGGTCGAAGACTGTGTGAACTCGGTGGGTGTTGACCTGAACACCGCCAGCGTGCCGTTGCTGTCGCGTGTGTCCGGCTTGAGTGGTAGCGTGGCCAAGGCCGTGGTGCGTTGGCGCGAAGCCAATGGCGCTTTCAACAACCGCCAGCAGTTGATGCAAGTGACTGGTCTGGGCGCGAAAACCTTTGAGCAAAGCGCCGGGTTTCTGCGCATTCGCGGCGGAGACAACCCGCTGGACATGACGGGTGTGCACCCTGAGACCTACCCGGTGGTTGAGAAAATCATGAGCCACACCGCCAAGCCGGTGGCGGAGCTGATGGGGCGCGCCGATATGCTCAAGGTGCTCAAGCCTGAACTGTTCTCGAACGAGAAATTTGGCGTGATCACCGTCAAGGACATCTTGGGCGAGCTGGAAAAGCCGGGCCGTGACCCGCGCCCCGATTTCAAGGTGGCGCGTTTCAACGACGGCGTCGAGGACATCAAAGACCTGAAAGAGGGCATGGTGCTGGAGGGCACCGTGAGCAACGTGGCCGCCTTTGGCGCGTTCATTGACCTGGGCGTGCACCAGGACGGCTTGGTGCATGTGAGTCAGTTGAGCCACAAATTTGTGACCGACGCGCGCGAGGTCGTCAAGACCGGCGACATCGTCAAGGTGCAGGTGGTTGAGGTGGATGTGGCCCGCAAGCGCATTGGCCTGACAATGAAGCTGGGTGCCGCGCCGAGCCGTCGCGACAGCCCGGGTGACAACCGCTTTCAAGGCGCTCACAATCAACAACGTGGCCGCTCGGGTGGCGCGCCGGTTAATGCGCCGCAAGCCAGTGCCATGGCATCGGCCTTTGCCAAGCTCAAGGGCAACTAA
- a CDS encoding IS481 family transposase has product MSQVHPCARTTPRTRAEIRTSPAGASALADRYNITPATARKWKEREDSEDRSHRPRTLKTTLSPAQEQLVVELRRTVLLPLDDLLAITREFINAAVSRSGLDRCLRRHGVSDLKGLLPQVEGEPAPLKTFKDYEPGFIHIDSKYLPQMPDETKRRYLFVAIDRATRWVYFHIYNDQTDVSSTDFLCRLRKVSPMRIQKILTDNGSQFTDRFTAKSKQATGKHTFDISCAEMGIVHRLSPPRHPQTNGMVERFNGRISDLVKQTRFSSAAELETTLTLYLKTYNHHIPQRALKHQTPIQALQKWRAEKPDLFVKRVYEQAGLDT; this is encoded by the coding sequence ATGAGTCAAGTCCATCCCTGCGCCCGAACCACCCCTCGCACACGCGCTGAGATAAGGACCTCGCCCGCTGGTGCCAGTGCGCTGGCCGACCGATACAACATCACGCCCGCCACCGCTCGCAAGTGGAAAGAGCGCGAAGATTCAGAGGATCGCTCCCACCGCCCGCGTACGCTGAAGACGACGCTCAGTCCAGCGCAGGAGCAACTTGTTGTCGAGCTTCGGCGCACAGTTCTACTGCCCCTGGACGACCTGCTGGCGATCACCCGCGAGTTCATCAATGCCGCTGTTTCACGCTCAGGCTTGGACCGTTGTTTGCGCCGCCATGGCGTCTCCGATCTGAAAGGCCTGCTGCCACAAGTTGAGGGGGAGCCTGCGCCACTGAAAACCTTCAAGGACTACGAGCCTGGATTCATACACATTGACAGCAAGTACCTGCCGCAGATGCCTGATGAGACGAAGAGGCGCTACCTCTTTGTGGCCATTGATCGAGCGACACGGTGGGTCTATTTCCACATTTACAACGACCAGACTGACGTCAGCAGTACCGATTTTTTGTGCCGGTTGAGAAAAGTCTCGCCCATGAGAATTCAAAAGATTCTGACTGACAACGGAAGTCAATTTACCGACCGTTTTACAGCCAAGAGCAAACAAGCCACGGGCAAGCATACGTTCGACATCAGCTGTGCCGAGATGGGTATCGTGCATCGCCTGTCGCCCCCACGCCATCCGCAAACCAATGGCATGGTGGAGCGCTTCAATGGGCGCATCAGCGACTTGGTTAAGCAAACACGTTTCTCATCAGCGGCTGAGCTGGAGACGACTCTGACGCTCTATTTAAAGACCTACAACCACCATATCCCGCAGCGGGCTTTGAAGCACCAAACACCTATTCAAGCTTTGCAGAAATGGCGCGCAGAAAAACCTGATTTGTTTGTCAAGCGAGTTTATGAACAGGCGGGACTTGACACATAG